The following coding sequences lie in one Ctenopharyngodon idella isolate HZGC_01 chromosome 11, HZGC01, whole genome shotgun sequence genomic window:
- the pdrg1 gene encoding p53 and DNA damage-regulated protein 1 codes for MDEGAQRILEHLTEVEVAAEDILSDKQQIVDLDLRRNRNREALSALRNHSSNDNVKVCFGNMFIKFPKERTRSMILKDQEQLDKEITDLRKRLKAKVNRLNEIQGKPELRGYNLAPLSNDEMKAINSLLKK; via the exons ATGGACGAGGGTGCGCAGCGAATATTGGAGCATTTGACTGAAGTAGAGGTTGCTGCAGAAGACATTCTTTCTGACAAACAACAG ATAGTGGATCTGGATTTGCGGAGAAACAGAAATCGAGAAGCTCTCAGCGCTTTACGAAATCATTCCTCAAACG ATAATGTTAAGGTGTGTTTTGGAAATATGTTCATCAAATTCCCCAAAGAGCGCACCAGATCCATGATCCTTAAAG ACCAAGAACAGCTGGACAAGGAAATAACTGACCTCCGCAAAAGGCTAAAAGCAAAAGTAAATCGTCTCAATGAGATACAAG GTAAGCCTGAGCTGAGAGGATATAACCTTGCCCCTCTGAGCAATGATGAGATGAAGGCGATTAACAGCCTCCTTAAGAAATGA